CACGGGCAGCCGCTCCAGCGCGCCCGCGCCCGTGCGCCGCGCCGCCGGGCCGAGATAGGCGCTGTTGTGGCTCGGCACGAGCAGCCCGGCCCCGCCAAGCGCATAGAGCGTGCGGCAGAGGGTGCCCACATTGCCCGGGTCCTGCACTTGGTCGAGCGCCAGGAGCAGCGGCAGCGGCGCCTCGGGCACGGACTGGAGCAGCGCCTCGAGGCTTGTGAATTCCGTGGCCGCAAGCCGCGCGGCCACGCCCTGATGCGCCACGGCATGCCCGCGGCGCGGCCGCCCGCACAGGCGGTCGAGGGTGGCGGCGTCCACCGCGTTGCAGCGGATGCCGTGCTTGCGGCACAGGCGGCGCACCTCGTCCGCATCGGGGCCCGCGAGCCCCTTGCGGCAATAGACCTGGCTGACGCGCTGGGGCGTGGCGGCCAAAAGTTCCAGCACGGGCTTCATGCCCGGGAGGAGCAGGGATCCATCCGCGCCTTCGGTGGGCGCGGCATGCGGGGCATGTTCGGAAGTGACGTTCGCCATAGGAACTCCGTTGGCTTGGGCCGCAGGCGCGGCAAGGGAAAAACGGGGATTTCCGGCTCTCTACGCACCTTTGCGCGGGATGGCAAGCGCCGAAGAACAGCCAGCGCCGCGGACAGCGGCGCCGGCATGGGAGAGCAGCAGGGTCCACATCTGCTGGGGAGCGGAGAAATGGTACAGCGAAAACGCCGGTTCCGGCCGGCGGTCCTGGGTCTCGTCTTTTGCGCGCTCTGTCTTGTGCTCACGGGCTGCGGCGCCCGCAAGGGCGCCTCGCCGGAAGTGGCCATGCCCGGCGTCATCGTGCCGGAAAGCGGCGCCGACCCGCTCACCCAGACGGAGATGAGCGCCCTCAGGTCCACGGGCCATATCGACAGGGATGTGCCCGACCAGGCCATGGCCGACGTGGCGCTCCAGTACAAGTATTTCCTGCGCAAGGGCCGGCAGACCATGTGCACCTTCTCCAAGCGCTCGGAGCAGTACCTGGACTATGCGCGGCAGGTGTTCCGCTCGCGCGGGATGCCCGAGGAGCTCGCCAAT
This window of the Desulfovibrio sp. ZJ209 genome carries:
- a CDS encoding RNA methyltransferase — encoded protein: MANVTSEHAPHAAPTEGADGSLLLPGMKPVLELLAATPQRVSQVYCRKGLAGPDADEVRRLCRKHGIRCNAVDAATLDRLCGRPRRGHAVAHQGVAARLAATEFTSLEALLQSVPEAPLPLLLALDQVQDPGNVGTLCRTLYALGGAGLLVPSHNSAYLGPAARRTGAGALERLPVAQVTNLAHALDSAEEAGLAIYGTGMAAGAACVDAFTTPMELPAVLVLGNEDKGLRPGVAKRCAAFLRIPFARDFDSLNVAQAGAILMGLAARHHAQNPVR